The following proteins come from a genomic window of Pararhodobacter sp.:
- the rfbB gene encoding dTDP-glucose 4,6-dehydratase, which produces MKILVTGGAGFIGSAVVRLAVSRGHQVVNLDALTYAACLDNVAEVADSPLYTFEHADIRDPAALTRIFTTHQPDAVMHLAAESHVDRSIDGPRDFIETNITGTFNMLEAARAYWTRANTPAGFRFHHISTDEVFGSLPNDPAQKFTETTPYDPRSPYSASKAASDHLVRAWHETYGLPVVLTNCSNNYGPYHFPEKLIPVIILNALAGKALPIYGDGSNVRDWLYVEDHADALLLALEKGKPGHSYNIGGENERSNLELVQTLCAILDAKRPKAAGVYADQITFVTDRPGHDARYAIDPSHIRAELGWRPSVTVEEGLERTVDWYLANESWWRPLQARQGVGVRLGIKDTDRA; this is translated from the coding sequence GTGAAAATTCTTGTTACCGGTGGTGCCGGGTTCATTGGTTCGGCGGTTGTGCGCCTTGCGGTATCGCGCGGGCATCAGGTGGTGAACCTCGATGCACTGACCTATGCCGCCTGCCTCGATAACGTGGCCGAAGTTGCAGACAGCCCGCTTTATACCTTCGAGCACGCCGATATTCGCGACCCCGCCGCCCTGACGCGGATTTTCACCACGCACCAACCCGACGCGGTGATGCATCTGGCCGCCGAAAGCCATGTGGATCGCTCGATCGACGGTCCGCGCGATTTCATCGAGACCAACATCACCGGCACCTTCAACATGCTGGAGGCCGCGCGCGCCTATTGGACACGGGCCAACACGCCAGCGGGGTTCCGGTTTCACCATATCTCGACCGATGAGGTGTTTGGCTCCTTGCCCAACGACCCGGCGCAAAAATTCACCGAAACAACACCTTATGACCCACGCTCACCTTATTCGGCGTCCAAGGCAGCGTCGGATCATCTGGTGCGCGCCTGGCACGAAACCTATGGCCTGCCCGTCGTCCTGACCAATTGCTCGAACAACTACGGTCCCTATCATTTCCCCGAAAAGCTGATCCCGGTGATCATTCTCAACGCGCTGGCGGGCAAGGCCTTGCCGATCTACGGTGATGGCTCGAACGTGCGCGATTGGCTCTATGTCGAGGATCACGCCGATGCGCTGCTGCTGGCGTTGGAAAAAGGCAAGCCGGGCCACAGCTATAACATCGGCGGCGAGAATGAGCGCAGCAATCTGGAGCTGGTGCAGACGCTTTGCGCGATTCTGGATGCCAAACGACCCAAAGCCGCTGGGGTTTATGCCGACCAGATCACCTTTGTCACCGACCGGCCCGGCCATGACGCCCGCTATGCCATCGACCCGTCACACATTCGCGCCGAATTGGGCTGGCGGCCCTCGGTGACGGTTGAAGAAGGGCTTGAGCGCACGGTGGATTGGTATCTGGCCAACGAGTCCTGGTGGCGGCCACTGCAAGCGCGACAGGGCGTTGGCGTGCGGCTGGGGATCAAGGACACAGACCGC